From the Mesoplasma syrphidae genome, the window GTTGAAGAAAATATCAAGCTGATTGAAAAAAATAACAAAGCAAAAATTAATTTAAATAAGTATGACACTATAGTTAATTCTTTAGGTCTTCAAGATAAACTAAAAATGAATGTAAAAAAACTGTCTGGTGGACAAAAACAGCGTGTTGCAATTGCAAGATCACTAATTGGTCGATCAAAAATTATTTTTGCTGATGAGCCAACAGGAGCATTAGACTTAGTTAATAAGAAAATTGTTCTTAACGAACTAATTACAAATAGTAAATTAAATAATAAAACATTAATTATCGTAACCCATGATCCAGATGTAGCTTTAACAACTGATCAAATTCTTTTTATAAGTAATGGTAAACTAGATGAAATTATCAAAACAAAAGATATTGATATAGCTAAAATAGAAGCAAGGTTATTTAATAATTATGAGAAATAATATGATCATTAAACAAATGAAATACTATAAAAAATATAACATAGCTACAGCGATTGCCTTTTTTATAAGTTCAATGTTTATAACGTCATCATTGTTTTTATTGTTATCAAATTCATCTATAAAAAACAATGGCGAATCAAATATGACATTAATTTTTATTATTTCATTTGGTTTAACTTTTATAACTTGTAGTTTATTATCTTTATCGATTATGAAACTTAATCTAGAAGTGCGCCGAGCAGATTTAAATGAAAGACGTCTTTTAGGAATTTCGCATAAACAAATCTTTATAGACTTATTAAAAGAGCAATTACTAATTTTAATGCCAGTATTCATTTTGGGATTTTTATCTTCAATTTTACTGAACAGTATTTTAGTTAAAGAACTGCAAGTAAAAGAAATTCTTGATTTGTCGTTTAAAATTAATTTAAGTGCAGCCAGCATTTTTATAACTATGATATGTGGTTTATTATTTTTAATAGCAGTTGTTTTTATAAGCACTAGAGGATATAAACAACTTTTAGTATCAGATTTAAATTCTGAAAAAAGTAGCAAGAAAACAACTATATTTAAACTAGCTTTTGGTTTAGGATTTATTGCTGGATATTTTTGCCTAATAACATTTACAAGAGCAGAAGTTATTTATTTGTTTGGAGGAATATTTTTGGCAGTTGGGATTTTTATATTAGGAGATATTTTAGTTTCATGACTTATGAAAGTGCTGATAGTTATTTTCAAAAAAAATTATTTTTCAAAAATAATTTTTGCCAACATTAAAAATAATATAAAGAAAATAACACCAATGTTGTTTATAATAACATTATCATTTGCTCTGCTAAATTTTAATGTAAATGTAATTGGGAAAATGGGTATTGCAAATCCTGAAAACCCCGAACTTATTAAATATATGCAGGGATTAAATTTTCTAGCTGTTTATTTAAATATTGTAATAATCACGTTTGGTTTACTAATGATAATAAATAGTTTAATTATGTATTCAACTTTCGTTAAAAATATAAATGATGATTTAAGAATTTTAGGATTCACTAAAGAAAAAATTTTGTTAAAAAATGTTAGTGAAAATCTTGCAATTTTATTAATTGGAGTTATTTTTAGCTTTCTAGGTTCTTATATGATTTCAATAATTTGAAATGATCAAGAAAGTTTAAAAAACTGGATCATTTGAGTTTGTTGTTATACTTTATTGAGCGGAATATTTATTTCCATACCGTTGATCAATTTTCTAATATCAAAACTTCAAAAAAATTTAACTGCTTAAGTTTCTGAAACCAATGACTGGTTTTAGAAACTTTTTTTTTTTTTTTTGAACCTTTTAAAAGAGTTTTGTTGTATTAATTATTTGTGTTTAAAAAATAATAAAAGAGGAGTATAAAAATGAAAAAACTATTAGCAATATTAGGAGGAATGAGTTTAGTTGCAACAACAAGTATTTCTGCTGTAGCATGCACTAACGGTGATCAAAATAACAAAAAAATCGCTTTAAAAGATGGTGAATCTGCATATCAAATAGCTGTAAGAAATGGTTTTGAAGGAACTGAAGAAGAGTGATTAGAATCATTAATTGGAAAAGAGGGTAAAAGTGCATATGATGTTGCCAAAGAAAATGGATTTAAAGGGACACCTTCAGAATGATTGAAATCTTTAATTGGTGACAAAGGTAATAAAGGTGACAAGGGTGATCAAGGAGTAGCTGGAATCAACGGAAAAGATGGAGCCAAGGGTGAAAAAGGTGACAAAGGTGACAAAGGTGACAAAGGTGACAAAGGTGATCAAGGGATTGCTGGTGAAAAAGGTAAAGACGGTAAAGACGGAACTGACGGAACTAATGGAACTAATGGAACTAATGGTAAAAGTGCCTATGAAGTAGCTAAAGAAAAAGGTTTCAAAGGAACTGAAGAACAATGATTAGAATCATTAATTGGTAAAGATGGTAAGAGTGCTTTTGATCTTGCTAAAGAAGATGGATTCAAAGGAACTATTCAAGACTGATTAAAAACTTTAGTTGGTGAAAAAGGTGACAAAGGTGACAAAGGTGACAAAGGTGATCAAGGGATTGCTGGTGAAAAAGGTAAAGACGGTAAAGACGGAACTGACGGAACTAACGGAACTAATGGTAAAAGTGCCTATGAAGTAGCTAAAGAAAAAGGTTTCAAAGGAACTGAAGAACAATGATTAGAATCATTAATTGGTAAAGATGGTAAGAGTGCTTTTGATCTTGCTAAAGAAGATGGATTCAAAGGAACTATTCAAGACTGATTAAAAACTTTAGTTGGTGAAAAAGGTGACAAAGGTGATCAAGGGATTGCTGGTGAAAAAGGTAAAGACGGTAAAGACGGAACTGACGGAACTAATGGTAAAAGTGCCTATGAAGTAGCTAAAGAAAAAGGTTTCAAAGGAACTGAAGAACAATGATTAGAATCATTAATTGGTAAAGATGGTAAGAGTGCTTTTGATCTTGCTAAAGAAGATGGATTCAAAGGAACTATTCAAGACTGATTAAAAACTTTAGTTGGTGAAAAAGGTGACAAAGGTGACAAAGGTGACAAAGGTGATCAAGGGATTGCTGGTGAAAAAGGTAAAGATGGAGCCAAAGGTGATAAAGGTGACAAAGGTGATCAAGGGATTGCTGGTGAAAAAGGTAAAGATGGAGCCAAAGGTGATAAAGGAGCCAAGGGTGACAAAGGTGATCAAGGAGTAGTTAGTCTTGACGATATTAAAAAAGTTGTTAATGACTTTTTTAAAGAGCGAGAAAAAGACGAACAAATTCTTAAAAATAAAGTTAGTACTTTAGAACAACAAGTAAGTGCAATTTTTACAGTTTTAGAAAATATGGTTAAAGAAATTTTTTCAAAAATTGTTAAGAAAGTTGAATTAAAACTTGTACCTTATCCATATAAAGGAGAAAAAGATTATGAACGAGTAAAAGGTATATTTGATAAAATTCTTGCAGAAGTTAATTTTAAAGAAAAATATCCTTGAGCAGATTTTTATTGAGACATGTATGGTAGTTCATTAAGAATACAAATAATAACAAGACAAAGTGAAGAGCTTATTCGAAATAATATGCGTATTCTTGCAGAAAAAGAATGAATGGATTGGGTAAAGCAATAAAAAATGCGTTATTCGATTGCTAACAGAAAATGAATTAGTATAATACGAAAAGCAATTTAAAAACACAGACATAATTAAACTGGGAAAAATAAAATCTACACTTCTGCAAGGAAAGGTAGATTTTTTATGTCTAAACATTTAACGAAACAAGAATGAATTGAAATTATAAAAATAAAAAATGAAATAAGTATGAACAAGGCTTTCAGAGAATATTTAAAAATAACTGGTAAACAAGTTAAAATTTATGATTTAATTCGAAGAATTAGAAATAAAAGTAATTTAATAGATAATATAGGTATGGAAGCATTAAAAAGAAATCAAGGAAGCGGCAGACCTCCAAAAAGAGACGATTCTGATATACCTTCAATTATCAATGATTTAACTGATGAACAAAAAAATGAAATTGTTGAAAGTTAAATCAAAGAACAACGTGATAAAAAGGATAAAGACAAAGTTAAAAAAATCAAATCATTAAACAATACTTTAAGATCAAGAATTTCAATGATACATAGAACAACTTTTTATCTCACTAAAAAAGAAAGGATTTATAAATTTGATTATTTAAAAAGCAAAGTTTTTGAAATTTTTAACACAAGTAAAGGAATTTATGGAAGTAGAAAAATAGCTGTAATTTTATTTGAAAGTGGTGTAAAAATAAGCGATAGAACTTTACGAAATTATATGGTTAGATGAAAAATAATATCACTTACACGTAAAAAGAAACGTAAGATAGAAATTAAAAATATAAATGCTAGATATAATGATTTAGTTAAAAGAAATTATAATCCCAACATTGACAATATAATAGCAACTGATGTTTCTTATATACCTGCAAATGCAGCACAAAATCATGTTTATTTATCAGTGGCAATTAGTCACAAAACTAAAAAAATAGAATCTTGGAAATTATCTGAGCATAACGACATAAAATTAGTCATAGATACTTTAAATAAACTTGATAGAAAAAATTTTATTTTGCATTCTGATCATGGTTTTCAATACTCTTCATACAATGTTATGGAAAAAGTAAAAAATATGAACGCAAAAATATCTATGAGCAGAATAGGAAATTCTTTAGATAACAGAGAAGTCGAATATTTCTTTGGGTGCTTAAAGGGAGAATATTTAAATAAAATAAATACTCAAAGAATGAAAATAAAAGAAATTTATCAGCATATAAAATGATATATAAGTTGATATAATAACGAAAGAATACAGAAGGTTTTAAATTGAAAAACGCCAGCATTCGCTAGCGTTAATTAATTATTAAACTGTAGATTTTATTTTTCCCAGTTTATAATTGTCTGTGTTTTTAAATTAAAAAATTCTTAGTAAAATTTGTTAAACGTATTTTCCAATGGTTCAACATTGACTTGTTTTGTTCCATGAATATATCCTTCGTTTGCATCATATTTAGGAATTATGTGTTCATGGTAATGGAAAACCATTTGACCAGCAATTTGATTTTGATTAGAAATAAAGTTATAACCAGCTGGCTTTAATTTATTGTCCAATAAAGCAATAATTTCTTGCTTTGCTTTTACAACTTCAATAATATCAGCTTGCTTAGCATCAGAAAAATTCTCACTGTGATTTTTTGGAATCACTAATGTATGGCCATTAGAAGCAGGATTAATATCCAGAAAAGCATACACGAATTCATTTTCATAAATCTTATACGATGGAATTTCTTGATTGATTATTTTACAAAATAAGCAATTCATTAATCAGTTTGATCTTCGCTATCTTTAATATATTTAGAAATTGCGTCGTATAGTCCTTGGTATTTAATACCATCTTCACTTAAGTATTCTTTGTACAATACTGTTTTAGCGTTATCTATAGCTTGATCTTCTTTTGAAGCCATAAACTGCAATTCTGATAACAAAGTTTGCTTTTTGCTACTGTTTAAATTAGCAATATCAGTACTTTGTTTACGAGTGTCGCTTCAATTAATACTGTATTCAGCATTTTGATAGGGATCTTTAGTTCCAGTAATTGAAACGTTATATGCCAAAGAATCATCTTTTGATGCTCCTGGTAATTGTCCAATCACACTTTCATCCAACTTGTCGATTAAATCAAATGAATTCATTGATTCAGCAGCAGTTACAGTAATTGTTTTGTCATTAACTCTAAAACTTCCAGTATCAGCAGTTAATTTAAAATATGGAACATTACTTATTTTGGCAATTTGCAAACCAGCAACTTCAGTAACTTCAGAATTTCAATCAAATACTTCAAAGCTGTTATTAATAAATTTGTCATTTAAAGATACTCAAGTGTTTTTATGAGCTTTCATTGAATATTCTTGACCTGTTTTAGTTATTTGTGAATCTGACGAATTTAGTAGATCTTGCATATATACTGGAACAGCTAAAATATAATCTACATTATTATCAGTATCTGATGAATAACCGTTACCATTATTTGTCAAGACTAGGGGACGGTCGTTGTAAGAACTTTTTGCCAAAGCTGTTTTAGCATCATCTTTAAGAATTAAGTTACCGCTAATACTTGAAACTGATTCACCATCTGGTTTAACAAATCCATTAAACCCTGTTAAGTTAAAGTAAGGATCTAATCCAGCTTTACTATTGTTATTTTTATCCCCAGTTTTTTCCAAAGCTGCTCAAACATCAACAATTGATCTTTCAGTATTTAAAGCTCCATTGTTGTTAATTATTCCTTCCAAAGCTTTTTGAGCGGCCTCTTTGTCGTCTTTTTTATTGTTAACAGAAAAGTTTCAAACCATCATTACTTTTGACTTCATTTTTCTAGCATCTGAATTTCATGTTTGAACAGTTTTTGCTAACTCTGAAGAAGTATCAAAAGTAACCATTTTTCTTGACAAATCTTTTGAAGTCGATGGTGATTTATAAATTCTTCCGTTTATGTATGAAGCAGCTAGTAGGTTATCAAAGTATTTTGGACGAATGCTTGAAGTGAAATAATCTTGGAAACGATATTGCAGAATTTCTGAAGCTGATAGATCTTTTTTGAAAATCTTATTTTCATCTCACTTAACGTCATTCAAATTATCATTTCCACCTATCATTACTGCAAAATTTTTATTATTGCGATCTGACATTAATGCCATTGTTGGAACATTAGTTGCAGTAGCTTGTTTTCCAAACTCGTAAGAGGTTTGTCATCTTTTTCAAGTTCCGGTTCCGTCAGCTTTATCGTTAAATCAAACTGTATAGTTGTTATCGTTTTTATCTTTACCATTTTCAATATCAAGATTAAAAGGATTTAGCTTATATTTTTTTCAAACACTATTGTCAAATGATGCATTGTCGTTACCCTTTGTTAAAGAAGCTGTGTATTCGTTGAATAATTCATTTGAGACAATTCGATTCATAATTTGATCACTTGTTAATTTTGAAGTAGCTTGTAAACCCAATTTTAAGTATAAATCAGTTTGCTGAGAATCAACATACTGTTTACTAATTTCTTCATTAATCATTTTCAATAAAATATCTTTAAAATCTAATGAATCAAAACCTTGGCCTTGAGTTCAACTAAAACCAGAATCGTTTTTTAAACCAGCGATAATTTTGTTATACAATGCAGTTGTGATATCTGGTGTTTCAAAACGCTTAACTTTTGGAGAGCAAGCAACAACTGTTCCAGAAGAAGCCATTATTGTAACAGCTCCCAATATTGAAAGTAATTTTTTCATATTATTCGCCTGCCTTTCTCATAGAATCAACATTTAGTGTTGAATATTGAAATTCAACTTGACGACCCACCTTATTTATTCACATTGCAGCTTTAAGAGTTTTAGATTCAGATTTTTTATATGCATCAAATTTATTTGATGTTAGTAATGCAATTGTTTTTGCATCAGTGTTCAAAATAGTTGCATTGGGTGTAAATTTCAATTGCTCTTTATTAATTTGTGAGTTTTCTAATGCCTTGTAAGCATTTAAAACAGTTTTATTTCATTCTTTCATTCCAGAAGTATAGGCATCAGCTGGCCCTTTATAGTTACTAATTGAAACTTTTGACACAGCTTCTTTAATTTTTAAAGCGGTAGTTGAATCTGGGATATCAAAGTAGCGGCTCAATAAGTCTTCACTCTTTTTGCCATCACCCATAACTTCTGCAAAATAGTCTCACATTCATGAGGCATACCCAGGTAGGGAAGTATCACTGTCAGTTGTTAATGTTTTTGTGACATTATCAAAAATATTAAAATCATAGAATGACCCAACTGCTGTTGATTTGGCATATTCAGTTGCAATTGAACTGTTAACCAAAAACTTTTGATATTTATTTGAAATTGATTGGTTCATATTTGCAATATTTTTAATTCCATATGCTCCATATAGATTATCTTTTAATTCTTGAGAATTTGCTTTTGGTTTTTCAGTTTCGCCATTACCACTTTCATCGTCACTCTCAGAAGACAAATTCTGCTGACCAGTTGTGCTTGTTCCTAATAAAGAACCGTTAACAAGGAATGGTAAAGCTTCTTGTCCTGTGCTGGTTTCAGAAAGAGCAGCTAAATTTTTAAAACTTTCTACTTCTTTTAAATAAGTCGCTTCATTTTCTTTAAAAGTAACTTTTTTTTGATTTTCAACAACGTCTTTATCATTTAATAATTTGTAACCATCAATTCGTGAGAAATGTAATCCTGCACTATCAATAAAAGCAATAATTCCTTGTTCAGAATTTAAAACAACATAGTTTTTATGTTTAATAGGATCTTCGCCATCTTTTGCTTCAACAGGTGCTTCTGCTTCTATATGTTGATTAATTTCTTGTAGCAAGTTATCCAAAAAGCTAATTGCCTTTGTAGCCTCTTTACGACGATTCTGAACTTTTTCACTTTCCCCAGGATTATTTCCAATAATTGCACTTGCAATTGATTTAGCATCTTCAGTTCCAAAAGCATTTTTAATTAAAATTTCAGTAATTTCTTGCTCTGAAAGTTCTTTAGAGTCAATTGTTTTAGTTTCAGGACTTTCACTATTAATAAAATCGTATATAGAATACTTATATTCATTAGTGAAATCTTCAGTACTGCTATCCAATGTTAACAACTTTGTTTTTTTAGCAGCTGTATAGTATTCACTATTTCATTTATTAGCCAAATCTTCAGTTAACGAGCTTTGATCGATAATTCCACGATCATCACTTTTTCCTCGCATGATTGTATCTCAATCTGTCATTCCTGCTTGAGCTAATGTCAAACTTGCACCACTAACTGAATTTGCTTCACCTTCAAGTGGATTTTGTGAGGCTTCAGAAGAAACAC encodes:
- a CDS encoding ABC transporter ATP-binding protein, with product MKEIIQIKKITKKNILQEITITINEGDCIGIMGNSGAGKSTLLNIISGLEKPTTGSVVINKVNITNLKEPKLTKFRATNISYIFQDYKLVDYLTVEENIKLIEKNNKAKINLNKYDTIVNSLGLQDKLKMNVKKLSGGQKQRVAIARSLIGRSKIIFADEPTGALDLVNKKIVLNELITNSKLNNKTLIIVTHDPDVALTTDQILFISNGKLDEIIKTKDIDIAKIEARLFNNYEK
- a CDS encoding FtsX-like permease family protein; the protein is MIIKQMKYYKKYNIATAIAFFISSMFITSSLFLLLSNSSIKNNGESNMTLIFIISFGLTFITCSLLSLSIMKLNLEVRRADLNERRLLGISHKQIFIDLLKEQLLILMPVFILGFLSSILLNSILVKELQVKEILDLSFKINLSAASIFITMICGLLFLIAVVFISTRGYKQLLVSDLNSEKSSKKTTIFKLAFGLGFIAGYFCLITFTRAEVIYLFGGIFLAVGIFILGDILVSWLMKVLIVIFKKNYFSKIIFANIKNNIKKITPMLFIITLSFALLNFNVNVIGKMGIANPENPELIKYMQGLNFLAVYLNIVIITFGLLMIINSLIMYSTFVKNINDDLRILGFTKEKILLKNVSENLAILLIGVIFSFLGSYMISIIWNDQESLKNWIIWVCCYTLLSGIFISIPLINFLISKLQKNLTA
- a CDS encoding lipoprotein, which translates into the protein MKKLLAILGGMSLVATTSISAVACTNGDQNNKKIALKDGESAYQIAVRNGFEGTEEEWLESLIGKEGKSAYDVAKENGFKGTPSEWLKSLIGDKGNKGDKGDQGVAGINGKDGAKGEKGDKGDKGDKGDKGDQGIAGEKGKDGKDGTDGTNGTNGTNGKSAYEVAKEKGFKGTEEQWLESLIGKDGKSAFDLAKEDGFKGTIQDWLKTLVGEKGDKGDKGDKGDQGIAGEKGKDGKDGTDGTNGTNGKSAYEVAKEKGFKGTEEQWLESLIGKDGKSAFDLAKEDGFKGTIQDWLKTLVGEKGDKGDQGIAGEKGKDGKDGTDGTNGKSAYEVAKEKGFKGTEEQWLESLIGKDGKSAFDLAKEDGFKGTIQDWLKTLVGEKGDKGDKGDKGDQGIAGEKGKDGAKGDKGDKGDQGIAGEKGKDGAKGDKGAKGDKGDQGVVSLDDIKKVVNDFFKEREKDEQILKNKVSTLEQQVSAIFTVLENMVKEIFSKIVKKVELKLVPYPYKGEKDYERVKGIFDKILAEVNFKEKYPWADFYWDMYGSSLRIQIITRQSEELIRNNMRILAEKEWMDWVKQ
- a CDS encoding DDE-type integrase/transposase/recombinase, yielding MIHRTTFYLTKKERIYKFDYLKSKVFEIFNTSKGIYGSRKIAVILFESGVKISDRTLRNYMVRWKIISLTRKKKRKIEIKNINARYNDLVKRNYNPNIDNIIATDVSYIPANAAQNHVYLSVAISHKTKKIESWKLSEHNDIKLVIDTLNKLDRKNFILHSDHGFQYSSYNVMEKVKNMNAKISMSRIGNSLDNREVEYFFGCLKGEYLNKINTQRMKIKEIYQHIKWYISWYNNERIQKVLNWKTPAFASVN
- a CDS encoding HIT family protein; translated protein: MNCLFCKIINQEIPSYKIYENEFVYAFLDINPASNGHTLVIPKNHSENFSDAKQADIIEVVKAKQEIIALLDNKLKPAGYNFISNQNQIAGQMVFHYHEHIIPKYDANEGYIHGTKQVNVEPLENTFNKFY
- a CDS encoding lipoprotein, which codes for MKKLLSILGAVTIMASSGTVVACSPKVKRFETPDITTALYNKIIAGLKNDSGFSWTQGQGFDSLDFKDILLKMINEEISKQYVDSQQTDLYLKLGLQATSKLTSDQIMNRIVSNELFNEYTASLTKGNDNASFDNSVWKKYKLNPFNLDIENGKDKNDNNYTVWFNDKADGTGTWKRWQTSYEFGKQATATNVPTMALMSDRNNKNFAVMIGGNDNLNDVKWDENKIFKKDLSASEILQYRFQDYFTSSIRPKYFDNLLAASYINGRIYKSPSTSKDLSRKMVTFDTSSELAKTVQTWNSDARKMKSKVMMVWNFSVNNKKDDKEAAQKALEGIINNNGALNTERSIVDVWAALEKTGDKNNNSKAGLDPYFNLTGFNGFVKPDGESVSSISGNLILKDDAKTALAKSSYNDRPLVLTNNGNGYSSDTDNNVDYILAVPVYMQDLLNSSDSQITKTGQEYSMKAHKNTWVSLNDKFINNSFEVFDWNSEVTEVAGLQIAKISNVPYFKLTADTGSFRVNDKTITVTAAESMNSFDLIDKLDESVIGQLPGASKDDSLAYNVSITGTKDPYQNAEYSINWSDTRKQSTDIANLNSSKKQTLLSELQFMASKEDQAIDNAKTVLYKEYLSEDGIKYQGLYDAISKYIKDSEDQTD
- a CDS encoding lipoprotein; this encodes MKKLLTILGALSVTASTSVLVVACGPEKEKDENSIFIDENGNLKIDSEKLLEWYQNNGGFVNDSNQYLKNIYNLFAVAVLQDAAEGKLLTDDNKSLYINEGLQDKLKTLLGTPNSNDSVSIWGRANDKYKTLKNVTYKDDEKGLRKYLKGLFPNVKNDALEKAFKNNFILTDSDNSAFATLKRIIGFNSSYAASSWENGVEWQSFDFKALFANFTSTFATFEMSTLSTKITEAIQTDNGAASLISQLVNASGGLGAIKNETAFENKVKTSTLDLSELEFITAEQAKSLTTDNVKVLLNHMDENFNESEASGPLVVNGNSKFFKANLSSLKKFKYEEGQKKFKNTKNEEAENYFQLLTSVPKIVNGIEQQITDSGVFGFMKNSQKFLVDNYYQNKKPVALSEILIPFKGSVADSKTISLKNFIPNKMDGTSDETKAHIDRLAGIVNFYQNYISVSSEASQNPLEGEANSVSGASLTLAQAGMTDWDTIMRGKSDDRGIIDQSSLTEDLANKWNSEYYTAAKKTKLLTLDSSTEDFTNEYKYSIYDFINSESPETKTIDSKELSEQEITEILIKNAFGTEDAKSIASAIIGNNPGESEKVQNRRKEATKAISFLDNLLQEINQHIEAEAPVEAKDGEDPIKHKNYVVLNSEQGIIAFIDSAGLHFSRIDGYKLLNDKDVVENQKKVTFKENEATYLKEVESFKNLAALSETSTGQEALPFLVNGSLLGTSTTGQQNLSSESDDESGNGETEKPKANSQELKDNLYGAYGIKNIANMNQSISNKYQKFLVNSSIATEYAKSTAVGSFYDFNIFDNVTKTLTTDSDTSLPGYASWMWDYFAEVMGDGKKSEDLLSRYFDIPDSTTALKIKEAVSKVSISNYKGPADAYTSGMKEWNKTVLNAYKALENSQINKEQLKFTPNATILNTDAKTIALLTSNKFDAYKKSESKTLKAAMWINKVGRQVEFQYSTLNVDSMRKAGE